The following are from one region of the Bacillota bacterium genome:
- a CDS encoding tyrosine--tRNA ligase — protein sequence MEPEKQLEIIKRKTAEIVSEEDLLDKFEKAQEENRPLRIKLGLDPSAPDIHLGHAVALRKLKEFQDLGHEVTLVVGDFTGRIGDPTGKSETRKQLSEAEVLANARTYQEQAFKILDPGKTRVVFNSSWLAPLKFEDVIVLASKYTVARMLEREEFAQRFDEGRPIYIHEFFYPFMQGYDSVALHSDVELGGTDQKFNILMGRMLQREYGQDSQVAVLMPILTGIDGEKKMSKSLGNYIGVNDPPAEMYGKTMSIPDELMIMYYDLATDLTEDEVRRIEDGLQAGRLHPRDAKRRLAREIVALYHGPGAAQEAEEEFDLIFKSGDVPDDVPEVSIDRGELSEGRIWAPKLLALAGLAKSSSEGKRLIEQGAVRIGSERILDPAATVELRDDMLVRVGKRRFAVIRLA from the coding sequence ATGGAGCCCGAGAAACAGCTGGAGATAATCAAGAGGAAGACCGCGGAGATCGTCTCGGAGGAGGACCTGCTGGATAAATTCGAGAAGGCGCAAGAGGAGAACCGGCCGCTTCGCATAAAGCTGGGGCTGGATCCCTCGGCGCCCGACATCCACCTCGGCCACGCCGTCGCATTGCGCAAGCTGAAGGAATTCCAGGACCTGGGACACGAGGTTACGCTCGTGGTTGGGGATTTTACCGGAAGGATCGGCGACCCGACAGGGAAATCGGAAACCCGGAAACAGCTCTCCGAGGCCGAGGTCCTCGCCAACGCCAGGACCTACCAGGAGCAGGCGTTCAAGATCCTCGACCCCGGTAAGACCAGGGTGGTCTTCAACAGCTCCTGGCTTGCCCCTTTGAAGTTCGAAGATGTCATCGTCCTAGCATCGAAATATACTGTGGCAAGGATGCTGGAGCGCGAGGAATTCGCCCAGAGGTTTGATGAGGGAAGGCCCATATATATTCATGAATTTTTTTACCCGTTTATGCAGGGCTACGATTCCGTTGCCCTCCATTCCGACGTCGAGCTCGGCGGGACGGATCAAAAGTTCAACATCCTGATGGGGAGGATGCTCCAGCGGGAGTATGGGCAGGATTCTCAGGTCGCGGTGCTCATGCCCATATTGACGGGCATCGACGGTGAAAAGAAGATGAGCAAGAGCCTGGGCAACTATATCGGGGTGAACGACCCGCCTGCCGAGATGTACGGGAAGACGATGTCCATACCGGATGAGCTCATGATCATGTATTATGACCTCGCAACGGACCTCACAGAGGATGAGGTCCGGAGGATTGAGGACGGTCTCCAGGCCGGCAGGCTCCACCCGAGGGATGCCAAGCGGAGGCTTGCGCGGGAGATCGTAGCACTCTACCACGGGCCCGGGGCGGCGCAGGAGGCTGAGGAGGAGTTTGACCTCATATTCAAGAGCGGCGACGTGCCTGACGACGTGCCCGAGGTCTCGATCGACAGGGGTGAGCTTTCGGAGGGCAGGATATGGGCGCCGAAGCTCCTGGCCCTGGCGGGGCTCGCGAAGAGCAGCAGCGAAGGTAAGAGGCTCATTGAGCAGGGCGCGGTGCGGATAGGGAGCGAGAGGATCCTGGACCCGGCGGCGACGGTGGAGCTGAGGGACGACATGCTCGTGAGGGTCGGGAAGAGGAGGTTTGCCGTCATCCGCCTGGCCTAA
- the yunB gene encoding sporulation protein YunB: MIRRTWIRRRRLIAGAFLALLLGFLIFVVIDRRLKPTLQQIAEAKARVIATEAINEAVSRKVAGTIKWEDLYALRPDSRGRVVLVQPNTGEISRLTSDVAIAVQDTLKKITETEVWIPLGQAFGSQILANVGPRIRISVVPMGTVRTEISSKFEQAGINQIRHRIYLDVIARIKIVVPLVSSDIEVRSQVPITEVMIMGEVPQVYFGLDGSQNNNNGTVLGR; the protein is encoded by the coding sequence TTGATAAGGAGAACATGGATAAGGAGGCGAAGGCTGATTGCCGGAGCCTTCCTTGCGCTTTTACTGGGGTTTTTGATATTTGTCGTCATTGACCGGCGCCTGAAGCCGACCCTGCAGCAGATAGCCGAGGCCAAGGCCCGGGTTATAGCCACTGAGGCCATAAACGAGGCCGTCAGCCGGAAAGTGGCAGGCACCATCAAATGGGAGGACCTCTATGCCCTGCGACCAGACAGCCGCGGCCGCGTTGTGCTGGTGCAGCCCAATACGGGAGAGATAAGCCGTCTCACATCGGATGTAGCAATAGCAGTGCAGGATACGCTCAAGAAGATTACGGAGACGGAGGTCTGGATTCCTCTCGGCCAGGCGTTCGGCAGCCAGATATTGGCAAACGTGGGGCCCAGGATTCGCATCAGCGTGGTGCCGATGGGAACGGTGCGGACGGAGATAAGCAGCAAGTTTGAGCAGGCCGGGATCAACCAGATCAGGCACCGGATATACCTTGACGTAATCGCCCGCATCAAGATCGTGGTCCCGCTCGTAAGCTCCGATATAGAGGTGAGGAGCCAGGTCCCCATAACAGAGGTAATGATAATGGGCGAGGTGCCCCAGGTCTACTTCGGCCTGGATGGTTCACAGAATAACAATAACGGCACGGTCCTAGGCAGATAG